The following coding sequences lie in one Sphingobium sp. KCTC 72723 genomic window:
- a CDS encoding sulfite exporter TauE/SafE family protein has product MNPDTLYYACAIVAVFVAGLAKGGFAGVGALAMPIMALGVDPVRGAAILLPILILQDAVSVWVYRHSWDGGILKVILPGAAVGIGAGYLFAAQVSETAVLGVLGGISILFGLHRLWIERRKGAVLPSDSPGWVGILFGIASGFTSHIAHAGSPPFQMWVLPKRLPRDMLVGTTAFAFAAMNWMKLPAYAALGQFTRANLMATTMLVPVAIVSTLAGVALVRRVDPARFYTLIYGLMVLLGIKLVADALIA; this is encoded by the coding sequence ATGAACCCTGACACACTCTATTATGCCTGCGCGATCGTCGCTGTATTCGTCGCTGGCCTGGCCAAGGGCGGCTTTGCAGGCGTAGGAGCGCTGGCGATGCCGATTATGGCGCTGGGCGTCGATCCCGTGCGCGGCGCCGCGATCCTGCTGCCCATACTGATCCTTCAGGATGCGGTGAGCGTCTGGGTATATCGCCACAGTTGGGACGGGGGCATATTGAAGGTCATATTGCCCGGCGCGGCGGTCGGCATCGGCGCGGGCTATCTGTTTGCAGCGCAAGTGTCGGAAACGGCGGTGCTGGGCGTATTGGGCGGCATCTCCATTCTGTTCGGCCTGCACCGGCTATGGATCGAGCGGCGCAAAGGCGCGGTGCTGCCATCGGATTCGCCCGGCTGGGTCGGCATTCTGTTCGGCATCGCCAGCGGCTTTACCAGCCATATCGCCCATGCCGGTTCCCCGCCGTTCCAGATGTGGGTGCTGCCCAAGCGTTTGCCGCGCGACATGCTGGTGGGGACGACGGCATTCGCCTTTGCCGCGATGAACTGGATGAAGCTGCCTGCCTATGCCGCGCTGGGGCAATTTACCCGCGCCAACCTGATGGCGACGACGATGCTGGTGCCTGTGGCAATCGTTTCGACGCTGGCGGGCGTCGCGCTGGTGCGCCGGGTCGATCCGGCGCGATTCTACACGCTGATCTATGGCCTGATGGTATTGTT
- the purS gene encoding phosphoribosylformylglycinamidine synthase subunit PurS, with the protein MKARIFVTLKGGVLDPQGRAIHHALEGLGFDGVNDVRAGKLIELDLADGTSDDDIDAMCRKLLANTVIENYRIEKVA; encoded by the coding sequence ATGAAAGCCCGCATTTTCGTCACTCTCAAGGGCGGTGTCCTCGATCCTCAGGGGCGGGCAATCCACCATGCGCTGGAAGGTCTGGGCTTTGACGGCGTCAATGACGTGCGCGCGGGCAAGCTGATCGAACTGGACCTGGCCGACGGCACCAGCGACGATGATATCGACGCGATGTGCCGCAAGCTGCTGGCCAATACCGTGATCGAAAACTACCGCATCGAAAAGGTCGCCTGA
- the purQ gene encoding phosphoribosylformylglycinamidine synthase subunit PurQ, whose translation MKSAVIVFPGSNCDRDLAVAFEAATGAKPVMVWHRDTELPDDIDLIGVPGGFSYGDYLRSGAMAARSPVMASVAQAADRGAFVLGICNGFQVLTESGLLPGALLRNAGGHFVCRDVALTVDNAQSAFTSRYAAGEAISYPVAHHDGNYFADDATLDRLEGEGRVALRYAENVNGSARNIAGILNDKGNVLGMMPHPERVIEAAHGATDGKRLFDGLVEGLMAQA comes from the coding sequence ATGAAAAGCGCGGTCATCGTCTTTCCGGGCAGCAATTGCGACCGCGACCTGGCGGTGGCGTTCGAAGCGGCGACTGGCGCAAAGCCGGTCATGGTGTGGCATCGCGATACGGAGTTGCCCGACGACATCGACCTGATCGGCGTACCGGGCGGCTTTTCCTATGGCGACTATCTGCGTTCCGGCGCGATGGCCGCGCGTTCGCCAGTGATGGCGTCCGTGGCGCAGGCGGCTGACCGTGGCGCATTCGTGCTGGGCATCTGCAACGGGTTTCAGGTGTTGACGGAAAGCGGCCTGCTGCCGGGCGCGCTGCTGCGCAATGCCGGCGGGCATTTCGTGTGTCGCGACGTCGCGCTGACGGTGGACAATGCGCAGAGCGCCTTCACCAGTCGCTATGCAGCGGGGGAAGCGATTTCCTATCCGGTCGCCCATCATGACGGCAATTATTTCGCCGACGATGCGACGCTCGACCGGCTGGAAGGCGAAGGCCGGGTCGCGCTGCGCTATGCCGAAAATGTCAACGGATCGGCCCGCAACATTGCGGGCATATTGAACGACAAGGGCAATGTGCTGGGCATGATGCCGCACCCCGAACGGGTCATAGAAGCCGCCCATGGCGCGACCGATGGCAAGCGCCTGTTCGACGGGCTGGTCGAAGGGTTGATGGCGCAGGCGTAA
- a CDS encoding GumC family protein codes for MGSVDMLLPVETQVPRAGRFVAAARHSWAVLRRHRVILFVTMALCLLAGLIFILMSTPDYRATASVEVQDVPAGAAGAGSTGRPTPESTETLMQTELEVLRTRALADEVARDLALVGTPTFFQGMGHDRPVGGKGSQSQRQVEQDMVARLLRDNLEVELPGKSRVLRISFVSADPVLSARVANSYADSLIRTDLKRGFESGVQARRFLLGELDGARRDLARAERDLAVYATQTASHDGAAPALDGSVPARLAQLNGYRTQALTDRIAAQKRWESARRASAETLPEVLGNGAMQALMTQRANARAMVVQERQFRKDGHPEMREARARLAVLDDQAESMANGIRASLKEEYDVAVHGERQIAAEITALERQAQAAQGHDVQRGILARQADTYRMLHDSLLQRYRDMASQAGFQAGRIQPLDRAAVPDRPFSPRIGLILLVAALGGMALGILLVAARHIFDDAVTSADTLAERVGLPLIGAVPVTGDNVQPPDIFAPIASSLLLASVDGLPRSLLVTSAQEGEGKSLTVHALALALARLGKRVLVIDADMRRPAQHRLFRLTPTHGISEVLTGQAQVRDVIMDSGVAGVALLPCGAVPPNPAELLSTRALDMLLASVRDDYDTLLIDAPPILGLDDTPLLAAKAQASLLVVEWGRNHHGGLRTAVDRLRRSGAAIVGAILTKQQGRAFDYDYHRGG; via the coding sequence ATGGGGTCCGTGGACATGCTTTTGCCCGTCGAAACGCAGGTGCCGCGCGCTGGCCGCTTCGTTGCGGCGGCGCGCCATAGCTGGGCGGTCCTGCGCCGCCATCGCGTCATCCTGTTCGTCACCATGGCGCTGTGCCTGCTTGCCGGGCTGATCTTCATCCTGATGTCGACGCCCGATTACCGGGCGACGGCATCGGTCGAGGTGCAGGATGTGCCAGCGGGCGCAGCCGGTGCCGGATCGACCGGGCGCCCGACGCCTGAAAGCACCGAAACGCTGATGCAGACCGAACTGGAAGTGTTGCGCACCCGCGCCCTTGCAGACGAAGTCGCGCGCGACCTGGCGCTGGTCGGCACGCCAACTTTCTTTCAGGGCATGGGGCATGACCGCCCGGTCGGCGGCAAGGGCAGCCAAAGCCAGCGGCAGGTGGAGCAGGATATGGTCGCGCGGTTGCTGCGCGACAATCTGGAAGTCGAACTGCCCGGCAAGTCGCGCGTGTTGCGCATCAGCTTCGTCAGTGCCGATCCCGTCCTGTCTGCGCGAGTCGCCAACAGCTATGCCGACAGCCTGATTCGCACCGACCTGAAACGTGGCTTTGAATCCGGGGTGCAGGCGCGTCGTTTCCTGCTGGGCGAACTGGACGGCGCACGGCGCGATCTGGCGCGGGCGGAGCGCGATCTGGCGGTCTATGCCACCCAAACCGCATCGCATGACGGGGCTGCCCCGGCACTCGACGGCAGCGTCCCGGCCCGGCTGGCACAGCTTAACGGTTATCGCACGCAGGCGCTGACCGATCGCATCGCCGCGCAAAAACGCTGGGAAAGCGCGCGCCGCGCCAGCGCGGAAACGCTGCCCGAAGTGCTGGGCAATGGCGCGATGCAGGCATTGATGACACAGCGCGCCAATGCCCGCGCGATGGTGGTGCAGGAACGGCAGTTTCGCAAGGATGGCCACCCCGAAATGCGGGAGGCCCGCGCCCGGCTGGCGGTGCTGGACGATCAGGCGGAATCGATGGCCAATGGCATCCGCGCGTCGCTGAAAGAAGAATATGATGTCGCCGTCCATGGCGAACGACAGATTGCGGCGGAAATCACGGCGCTGGAACGACAGGCGCAGGCGGCGCAGGGCCATGACGTGCAGCGCGGCATATTGGCGCGGCAGGCCGACACGTACCGGATGCTGCACGACAGCCTGCTCCAGCGGTATCGCGACATGGCGTCGCAGGCGGGGTTTCAGGCCGGGCGCATCCAGCCACTCGATCGCGCGGCAGTGCCGGACCGGCCCTTTTCCCCGCGCATCGGGCTGATCCTGCTGGTCGCGGCGCTGGGTGGCATGGCGCTGGGCATCCTGCTGGTGGCGGCGCGCCATATATTCGATGATGCCGTTACCTCCGCTGATACGCTGGCCGAACGGGTGGGCCTGCCGCTGATCGGCGCAGTGCCGGTGACGGGCGACAATGTGCAACCGCCCGACATCTTCGCGCCGATAGCCTCGTCTCTGTTGCTCGCATCGGTCGATGGCTTGCCTCGCTCCCTGCTCGTCACCAGCGCGCAGGAAGGGGAGGGCAAGTCGCTCACCGTCCATGCGCTGGCGCTGGCGCTGGCGCGATTGGGCAAGCGCGTGCTGGTGATCGACGCCGACATGCGCCGACCCGCGCAGCACCGTCTGTTCCGCCTGACGCCCACGCATGGCATCAGCGAAGTGCTGACCGGGCAGGCGCAGGTGCGCGACGTCATCATGGACAGCGGCGTTGCGGGCGTAGCGCTGCTGCCCTGTGGCGCGGTGCCGCCCAATCCCGCCGAACTGCTGTCCACGCGCGCGCTGGACATGTTACTGGCGTCGGTGCGCGACGATTATGACACGCTGCTGATCGACGCGCCGCCGATCCTGGGGCTGGACGACACGCCGTTGCTGGCGGCCAAGGCGCAGGCCAGCCTGCTTGTGGTCGAATGGGGCCGTAACCATCATGGCGGGTTGCGCACCGCTGTCGATCGGCTGCGCCGATCCGGCGCAGCGATCGTCGGCGCTATCCTGACCAAGCAGCAGGGCAGGGCGTTCGACTATGATTACCACCGGGGCGGGTGA
- a CDS encoding polysaccharide biosynthesis/export family protein: MLAGCASVDEAPRGQAAYMLIPPAPAIGADYRIGPDDVLRISIYHEPGLSLEDAQVSAAGTVRMPLIGDVPVAGMSANEAADAIAGRLGERILVSPQVTIFVKKAVGRRITVDGEVREPGLFPVDGRMTLSQAVAMAKGPSRIASLSQILVVRQVEGQRQAAMFDLSAIRRGRAPDPEILPGDSIIVGLSRAKAILGGAILAGPALAAGFVALDGNR; the protein is encoded by the coding sequence ATGCTGGCAGGCTGCGCCAGCGTGGACGAAGCGCCGCGCGGGCAGGCGGCCTATATGCTCATTCCGCCAGCGCCCGCGATCGGCGCGGATTATCGCATCGGCCCCGACGATGTGCTGCGCATTTCCATCTATCATGAGCCGGGCCTGTCGCTGGAGGATGCGCAGGTCAGCGCCGCTGGCACGGTGCGTATGCCGTTGATCGGTGACGTGCCGGTCGCTGGAATGTCCGCCAATGAAGCGGCAGACGCCATTGCCGGGCGACTGGGCGAGCGCATATTGGTGTCGCCCCAGGTCACGATCTTCGTCAAAAAGGCCGTGGGTCGCCGCATCACCGTGGACGGCGAAGTGCGCGAACCGGGCCTGTTCCCGGTCGATGGCCGCATGACGCTCAGCCAGGCGGTGGCGATGGCCAAGGGACCAAGCCGGATCGCCAGCCTGAGCCAGATCCTGGTCGTGCGGCAGGTCGAAGGACAAAGGCAGGCCGCAATGTTCGACCTGTCCGCCATTCGCCGGGGCAGGGCGCCAGATCCTGAAATCCTGCCGGGTGACAGCATCATCGTCGGCCTGTCGCGCGCAAAGGCTATATTGGGCGGCGCGATATTGGCCGGGCCTGCGCTGGCCGCTGGCTTCGTCGCGCTGGACGGCAATCGGTGA
- the wecC gene encoding UDP-N-acetyl-D-mannosamine dehydrogenase produces MPVDAKQKVSVIGLGYIGLPTAALIARGGAQVVGVDVSAHVVETVNSGRVHIEEVDLDGLVQGVVARGNLRASLTVEDSDVFIIAVPTPVSEDRAPDISYVLKAARTIAPVLKAGDTVILESTSPVGTTEAMRDVIGGMRPDLKMPAKGVAGDIAIAYCPERVLPGRILVELIDNDRCIGGITPRCARKALGFYRQFVRGACITTTARAAEMVKLVENSFRDVNIAFANELSVIAENMDIDVWEVIRLANRHPRVNILSPGPGVGGHCIAVDPWFIVHGDPENARIIRTAREVNDGKTDYVVAKASDMIDAFAGEDVACLGLAFKANIDDFRESPAVKVAARLARRYGRRIKLVEPYAHAVPMEFAGTGAELVDLDTALEQCGVFIILVDHDMFKSVPVDERADKAVYDTRGIWPDQPRRAIETAPGRLAV; encoded by the coding sequence ATGCCCGTCGATGCCAAGCAGAAGGTTTCCGTCATTGGCCTGGGCTATATCGGCCTGCCTACCGCTGCGTTGATCGCCCGTGGCGGCGCGCAGGTGGTGGGGGTCGATGTGTCCGCCCATGTGGTGGAAACCGTCAATTCGGGCCGGGTCCATATCGAGGAAGTCGATCTCGACGGACTGGTGCAGGGCGTTGTCGCACGCGGCAATTTGCGCGCCAGCCTGACCGTCGAGGATAGCGACGTGTTCATCATTGCGGTGCCGACCCCGGTATCGGAAGATCGCGCGCCTGACATCAGCTATGTCCTGAAAGCCGCCCGCACCATCGCGCCGGTATTGAAGGCGGGCGACACCGTTATCCTTGAATCCACCTCGCCGGTCGGCACGACCGAAGCGATGCGCGACGTGATCGGCGGGATGCGCCCCGACCTCAAAATGCCCGCCAAGGGCGTGGCAGGCGACATCGCCATCGCCTATTGTCCTGAGCGGGTTTTGCCCGGTCGCATATTGGTCGAGCTGATCGACAATGATCGCTGCATTGGTGGCATCACCCCCCGTTGCGCCCGCAAGGCGCTGGGATTCTACCGTCAATTCGTGCGCGGCGCGTGCATCACCACCACCGCCCGCGCGGCGGAAATGGTCAAGCTGGTCGAAAACAGCTTCCGCGACGTCAACATCGCATTTGCCAATGAATTGTCGGTGATCGCGGAAAATATGGACATCGACGTGTGGGAAGTGATCCGGCTGGCCAACCGCCATCCGCGCGTCAACATCCTGTCGCCCGGTCCCGGCGTCGGCGGCCATTGTATCGCGGTCGATCCGTGGTTCATCGTCCATGGCGACCCGGAAAATGCCCGCATCATCCGCACCGCGCGCGAAGTGAATGACGGCAAGACCGACTATGTTGTGGCCAAGGCGTCCGACATGATCGACGCTTTCGCTGGTGAGGACGTCGCCTGCCTGGGCCTCGCGTTCAAGGCGAATATCGACGATTTCCGCGAAAGCCCGGCAGTCAAGGTCGCCGCGCGCCTCGCGCGTCGCTATGGTCGCCGTATCAAGCTGGTCGAACCCTATGCCCATGCGGTGCCGATGGAGTTTGCCGGCACCGGCGCGGAACTGGTCGATCTCGATACGGCTCTGGAACAATGTGGCGTGTTCATCATTCTTGTCGATCATGACATGTTCAAATCTGTCCCCGTCGACGAACGCGCCGACAAGGCTGTCTATGATACGCGCGGCATCTGGCCCGACCAGCCGCGCCGCGCCATTGAGACAGCGCCCGGCCGACTGGCGGTGTAA
- the wecB gene encoding non-hydrolyzing UDP-N-acetylglucosamine 2-epimerase produces MKIAHQKIAIVFGTRPEAIKMFPVIHALRAMPGVDTRVIVTAQHRGLLDQVLDIAGITPDIDLDVMVPNQTLDGLTAKLILELGKAFDMERPDRVVVHGDTLTTMVASLAAYYRKIPVAHVEAGLRSGDIHHPWPEEVNRRVVACIADMNFAPTQAAADALLRESRDAAGIYVTGNTVIDALLATRDRVLADPSLASGLDDLAMRFAGKRIIAVTSHRRENFGGGMEAIARSIADIAARPDVAVIFPVHPNPNVRPVMDAVLGDLPNVAMIEPLDYPHFVRLLDMCHLVLTDSGGVQEEAPSLGKPVLVMRETTERPEGVEAGTARLVGADRDRIVAQVLALLDDDAAYDAMARAHNPFGDGKAAQRIARVIATGAE; encoded by the coding sequence ATGAAAATCGCGCACCAGAAGATCGCCATCGTGTTCGGTACGCGGCCCGAAGCGATCAAGATGTTTCCGGTCATCCACGCCCTGCGCGCGATGCCGGGCGTGGACACGCGCGTCATCGTGACGGCGCAGCATCGCGGGCTGCTGGATCAGGTGCTGGACATTGCCGGAATCACGCCCGACATCGACCTGGACGTGATGGTGCCGAACCAGACGCTGGACGGGCTGACTGCCAAGCTGATCTTGGAACTGGGCAAGGCGTTCGACATGGAACGGCCCGACCGGGTGGTGGTGCATGGCGACACGCTGACGACCATGGTGGCCAGCCTGGCGGCCTATTATCGCAAGATCCCGGTCGCCCATGTCGAAGCGGGGCTACGCAGCGGCGACATTCACCACCCCTGGCCGGAGGAAGTGAACCGCCGCGTCGTTGCCTGCATCGCCGACATGAATTTCGCGCCCACGCAGGCCGCCGCCGACGCGCTGCTGCGTGAAAGCCGGGACGCGGCGGGCATATATGTCACGGGCAATACCGTGATCGACGCGCTGCTGGCGACGCGCGACCGGGTGCTGGCCGATCCGTCGCTGGCCAGCGGCCTCGACGATCTGGCCATGCGTTTCGCGGGCAAGCGGATCATTGCCGTCACCAGCCACCGGCGCGAAAATTTCGGCGGGGGGATGGAAGCGATCGCCCGTTCCATTGCGGACATCGCGGCGCGGCCCGACGTGGCGGTGATTTTCCCCGTCCACCCCAACCCCAATGTCCGTCCGGTTATGGATGCCGTGCTGGGCGACCTGCCCAATGTCGCGATGATCGAACCGCTCGACTATCCCCATTTCGTCCGCCTGCTCGACATGTGCCATCTGGTTCTGACCGACAGTGGCGGGGTGCAGGAAGAAGCGCCTTCACTGGGCAAACCCGTGCTGGTGATGCGCGAAACGACCGAGCGACCCGAAGGGGTGGAGGCCGGGACCGCCAGGCTGGTCGGCGCGGATCGCGACAGGATCGTGGCGCAAGTGCTGGCATTGCTCGACGACGATGCGGCCTATGACGCCATGGCGCGCGCGCATAATCCCTTTGGCGATGGCAAGGCGGCGCAGCGGATCGCGCGGGTCATCGCAACGGGGGCGGAATAA
- a CDS encoding ABC transporter permease, whose protein sequence is MNDQPKITAAPSTPAPFAEPGVPQIRNINWAGTWALYTKEVRRFMKVQLQTVWGPAITTLLFLVIFIVALGGSGRVVMLRGQAVPFADFVAPGLIIMGMINACFANASFPLMVGKLQGTLVDYLMPPISVGELLGALIASSVTRALFVGGALWGAMALWPGVHVTPAHLWAVLWFGVIGTSFIAFLGVLTSIWSDKFDHNAAVTNFVIGPLALLSGTFYSIDRLPPFFQGISHANPFFYMISGFRYGFVAAADINVLVGSSVLLALNILLGTACYMLLKRGWKIKA, encoded by the coding sequence ATGAACGACCAGCCCAAAATTACCGCCGCGCCTTCGACGCCCGCACCCTTCGCCGAACCGGGCGTGCCACAGATTCGCAACATCAACTGGGCAGGCACCTGGGCGCTCTATACCAAGGAAGTGCGCCGTTTCATGAAGGTGCAGTTACAGACCGTGTGGGGACCGGCAATCACCACTTTGCTGTTTCTGGTCATCTTCATCGTCGCGCTGGGGGGCAGCGGGCGCGTGGTGATGTTGCGTGGACAGGCGGTGCCATTCGCCGATTTCGTTGCGCCCGGCCTTATCATCATGGGCATGATCAACGCCTGCTTCGCCAATGCCAGCTTCCCGCTGATGGTCGGCAAGTTGCAGGGAACGCTGGTCGATTATCTGATGCCGCCGATTTCAGTCGGCGAATTACTGGGCGCGCTGATTGCTTCATCGGTCACGCGCGCGCTGTTCGTGGGCGGGGCGCTGTGGGGGGCAATGGCACTGTGGCCGGGCGTCCATGTCACGCCCGCGCATCTGTGGGCAGTGCTGTGGTTCGGCGTGATCGGCACCAGCTTCATTGCGTTTCTGGGGGTGTTGACCTCCATCTGGTCGGACAAGTTCGATCATAACGCAGCCGTTACGAATTTCGTCATCGGGCCGCTGGCGCTGCTGTCCGGCACTTTTTATTCCATCGACCGGCTGCCCCCTTTCTTTCAGGGGATCAGCCATGCCAATCCCTTCTTCTACATGATTTCCGGTTTCCGCTATGGCTTCGTCGCGGCGGCGGACATCAATGTGCTGGTGGGCAGCAGCGTGCTGCTGGCGCTCAACATCCTGCTGGGGACCGCTTGCTACATGCTCCTGAAACGCGGCTGGAAGATCAAGGCCTAA
- a CDS encoding GcrA family cell cycle regulator: MSWTDERIDQLKGMWERGLTASQIAEELGGVSRNAVIGKAHRLGLQSRPSPVKANDSSKKPAVAAPVRKPAPAAAAPEAEAPRAAAPVVEAPAAPVRAPAPAAPVAAAPAAAPVGASDEQPVRPPQPRIVSVGPGGFLRQGPGDQQAPIPPAPPRRLVPAKPSADIAGKTSLLDLTERICKWPMGHPGEPDFHFCGETVNPGFPYCVEHCGRAYQAQLPRGTRRPPPPLPFGGPRVR; this comes from the coding sequence TTGTCCTGGACCGACGAGCGTATCGACCAGCTCAAAGGGATGTGGGAGCGCGGCCTGACCGCCAGCCAGATCGCCGAAGAACTGGGCGGGGTCAGCCGCAATGCGGTGATCGGCAAGGCGCATCGCCTGGGCCTGCAATCCCGCCCTTCGCCAGTGAAGGCGAACGATAGCAGCAAAAAGCCCGCCGTCGCCGCGCCCGTGCGCAAGCCTGCGCCCGCCGCCGCTGCGCCGGAAGCAGAAGCGCCCCGCGCCGCCGCACCCGTGGTCGAAGCTCCCGCCGCGCCCGTGCGCGCGCCAGCACCTGCCGCTCCGGTGGCGGCTGCCCCTGCCGCAGCACCTGTCGGTGCCAGCGACGAACAGCCCGTGCGCCCACCCCAGCCGCGCATCGTGTCGGTCGGTCCGGGCGGCTTCCTGCGTCAGGGTCCGGGCGATCAGCAGGCGCCGATCCCGCCCGCCCCGCCCCGCCGCCTGGTCCCGGCCAAGCCTAGCGCGGACATTGCGGGCAAGACGTCGCTGCTCGACCTGACCGAACGGATCTGCAAATGGCCGATGGGCCATCCGGGCGAGCCGGACTTCCATTTCTGCGGTGAAACGGTGAACCCCGGCTTCCCCTATTGCGTCGAACATTGCGGTCGCGCCTATCAGGCGCAATTGCCGCGCGGCACCCGCCGCCCGCCCCCGCCGCTGCCCTTCGGCGGTCCGCGCGTGCGCTGA
- a CDS encoding outer membrane protein has protein sequence MQFNRIAPIGAALAFALATPAFAQDSGTTDWTGPYVGGSFGYNWQKSDQGEHLRFDTNADGTYNDTIRTTTGANAFSPGTCGGSARGATPAAGCNDDKDAIGWMGHVGYDMQFGSIVAGVVAEAGKAYISDSVSEYSTTPAFYEMTRRIDWNGNLRARLGYTTPGGIMPYITGGLAYAKVENSFATNNAANSFTQFDNKEDAWGYTMGGGVEAKVSDNFSIGARYLWTRYNVGDYRVDVGAGSAPATNPFRITPSGGASINRGDKFDTQSVMVTTSFRF, from the coding sequence ATGCAATTCAACCGTATCGCGCCGATTGGCGCCGCTCTGGCGTTCGCGCTGGCAACCCCCGCCTTCGCGCAAGACAGCGGCACGACCGACTGGACCGGCCCCTATGTCGGTGGCTCGTTCGGCTATAACTGGCAGAAAAGCGATCAGGGCGAACATCTGCGTTTCGACACCAACGCCGATGGCACCTATAATGACACGATCCGCACGACGACCGGCGCAAATGCCTTTTCGCCCGGCACCTGCGGCGGTTCGGCACGCGGCGCGACTCCGGCTGCTGGCTGTAACGATGACAAGGACGCGATCGGCTGGATGGGTCATGTCGGTTACGACATGCAGTTCGGCAGCATCGTTGCTGGTGTCGTCGCCGAAGCGGGTAAGGCATATATCAGCGACAGCGTGAGCGAATATTCGACCACGCCAGCCTTTTATGAAATGACGCGCCGGATCGACTGGAACGGTAACCTGCGCGCCCGTCTGGGTTACACGACGCCGGGCGGCATCATGCCCTACATCACCGGCGGTCTGGCCTATGCGAAGGTCGAGAACAGCTTTGCCACCAACAATGCGGCAAACAGCTTCACGCAGTTCGACAATAAGGAAGACGCCTGGGGTTACACCATGGGCGGCGGTGTGGAAGCCAAGGTTTCCGACAATTTCTCCATCGGTGCGCGCTATTTGTGGACCCGCTATAATGTCGGCGACTATCGCGTCGATGTCGGCGCGGGCAGCGCCCCTGCGACCAACCCGTTCCGCATCACCCCGTCGGGCGGCGCGAGCATCAACCGTGGCGACAAGTTCGACACGCAGAGCGTGATGGTCACGACCAGCTTCCGCTTCTGA